The sequence below is a genomic window from Candidatus Eremiobacterota bacterium.
CATGAGGCTTCCCAGAATCAGTATGATGACGTTTCCCAGCGATGAGAGTGACGCAGGCAGGATGGAGAGCGCAGATGTCAGGAAATTGAGCTCCTGCTCGCCGTTTATCACCCTTGTGAAAATCCCGGCCCACCGGGAGAAGAAATCCGACTCAGTGCCGCTCGCCTTGAGGGTCTCTATGTAGCGGAGCCCGGAGATTGACGTTCCGACGAGCTTGCCACGGTCGTTGAGAAGCCTCAGGTTCCCATGGACCCTTCTGTCTGAGACATATTTAAGGGCCACGAAATTGAGGGCCGTGAGAAAGAGGCAGATGGCCGTGAGGCGCGCGCTGTAGAGAAAGAGGATGACAAGGTAGAAGAGGGCAAGAAACACATTCAGGATCGTGACGGAGAGCTGGTTGGAAAGGAGCTGGGCTATCCTGTCGTTGAGGGAGACCCTCGAGACGATGTCGCCGGCGAAGCGTTGCTCGAAAAACTCTACAGGAAGCCTGAGGAGGCGCCAGAGGTACTTGCCGGACTCGCTGACCGAGAGGTGCGTTTCCAGCCTCAGCAGGCAGAACCTCTGCAGCCACGTGAGGAATCCCCGGAGCACTGCGATGATGAGCATTGCCGTTACCAGGGGAAAAAGCATGGTCTCGACGCCGCCTGAAAAGATACCATCTATGAATATCTTGGTGAAGAGAGGGACTGCCATGCCGGGCAGCACCAGGGCAAGTCCCGCGAGGAGGGCGAAGAAAAGGGCTTTCCGCGAGCCCCCCACCCTTGTGTTCAGGCTGTCGATAATGGTCCTTCTGCTCCCCTCTCTCCTGAAGTCCGGCCCCGGCTTGAAGGTGAGCACCACGCCGGTGAATGAGTCGCTGAATTCCTGAGGGGACACCTTTCTCGGTCCGAAGGCGGGATCGTTGATATAAAACCACTCCCTGCTGAAGCCTTCGACAACCACGAAGTGATTGAAATTCCAGAAGACGATGAGAGGAAATTCCTGCCCGCAGAGCTCGTCAATATCGAGACTTAAAGCCTCGGTGACAAGACCATACTCCCGTGCGGTCTTCACTATGTTGAGGGCTTTGCTCCCGTTGCGCGTCACGCCGCATTCTATTCTCAGCTTTTCAAGAGGCACATTTCTGCCGTAGAAGGAGAGCACGATGCCCAGCGCCGCCGCCCCGCATTCAAGGGCTTCCATCTGGAGCACTGTCGGTGTCTTTACTCTCCGGGAGCGTTTTTTTTCAGCGTTCATGCACTAAAACCTGACTGGAAGCATGAGGGAGAGCGGCGTCACCGTTTTCAAGATAACGGTGGCGGAGCAGGGAGTGACATTGCTGATCTTGATGGCGGGCCCCCTGCCTGACGACCACTTGTAGCCGCTCACGGTGGAGGCATCCCTGGTGGGGATGGCGCGGATTCCGATCTTCGGGGTTCCTTTCAGGCAGATCTCTGCCAGGGTCTCATTATGGACTTTCCTCATCACCTCGGCCCTGGTGACAGGAAACTCCGTGATGCCGGCGACCTTCCCGTAAATGAAGCCGAAGTCCTGCCTGTTCACCGTCGAGGGGGATATCAGAATGTCCATGCCGGGCGTTACAAGCTTTCCGTTCTCCATTGAAATGAAAATGACGGCATCTATTTCTGAAGTTTCGGCCTGAACGGTCCCGAAGGTTTCTTCCTGCCTTATGAAGTTACCCTCGTCAAAAGGGAGCGATACGAGAATTCCCGTCATGGGGCTTTTGATTTCGAAGGCATCGCCGCCGGAGGAATCGGTCCTTCGCACCCTTGCGAGCACCTGGTCCCTTGTAACCCGATCTCCCTGCTTCACCGGCAGGCATTCTATGGTTCCTGCCAGGCCGGCGATGATTCCTTTCATTTCCCCCATGCCCAGCAGCATTCCCTCTCCGCTTATGGTGATGGGAATTCTTCCAAAAATCAGCCACAGGATCGCGAAGAGTATAAGGACCCCTGAGGCGGCGAGGGCAAGCCACCCCCTGGAGCTTACAATGGTGACGCACTGGTCGAGCTGCTCCGGCGAGGTGAGCTTCTGTAAGGCCTCTTTCCTGTATATCTCCCTCATAAAAAGATAGTTCTATGGAAATCTCTTTTTCCTTCCTTGTTGAACCTTCCAGCTTCACTACTTAAAAGCATGGCAATCTGCTATTCGCAAACTCAGAATTCCCATAACGAAAGCATCTTCCGTCTATGCGGGCTGATTTGCAGTGAGTCGGACGAGAGGACGGGCCTGCTAAAACAGGTCCTTCGCCTCCACAATTTCAATGTCTCCGGTGGTAAGGCCTGGATCATATTTCAGCACCTGCTCATCTACCTTCCGTTCATCTTCAGGGAGCGCGCTCTTATACACGGGGCGTGCGTCGATTTTTCCCAGCAGCCGGCCTTTGAGGGTCTCCGGGTCGTCGGTGACAAATACCATCTTTACCTTCCGGTCGGCAAGCCTTCTTCCAAGGGCCGAAGATACCTCGCCGGCGGTTATCTTCTTCATCCTCTCCCCGATGGAGGCTATGAAATACGGAATATGATAAAAATCGGAATCCATTGAAAATCCAAGTTTCTGGAAGGGGTCATAGTCCCAGAGCTTTGAGTTGTAGGTCACGAAATCCCTCATTATCCTGAAATCCTTCTCAGAGAGGCCCTTTTCGGCCATCTGATTGAATTGATAGAGCGCATATCTGGCGGCGAAACAGGCATTCTCATTGCTGAGGCTTCTGAGCCATATGGAGAAGTACTGCCGCAAGCGGGGGATCCTTACGCCGGGCATCTTGTCCTGGCCGCCTTCCCTGAATTTTTCAAGGTAGGAATAATCGCCGTAGTTGAAGCCGCGGACCTTGCGAAGCTCGCGGCTGAGCAGGCAGTTGAGATAGCGGTGCTGCCCGAAGTGCGCATTGGTAATCATGAGCGGATAGAAATCATCATCGGCGCGGGTGAAGTCAACGGGGAATCCCAGGGCTACGTCACAGGCGTCGCCATCTTTCCTGATGATCAGCACCCTGTTTCTTTCGATGGGCTCCGGGGTACCTATGGCTTTCATTTCAGGCTTTCCCGGCGGAAGCGCGTCGAGATCGCTCATCACCTGCTTTTTTATCATGCCGCATTCACGGCCGGCTACGCCTAGCTCGTAATTCTCCTTTGTATAGCGCGAGGCGAAAAAAGAGGTCACCTCCCGGACGGTGAGAGCCGCGAGAGATTTCTCCGTGCCTGAATCGGGTGTCCCATAGGGGTGGCCTCTGTAGATGAAGCGCTCCAGAGCCGCCTGGGCCAGGCTTTCACCATGCCTGGAGATATGGTCGCGGTGGTTCGCGGCCTGGGCCAGGGCACGCTGAAGCGAGTCTGCGTTTATACGGGGCGAGGTAATTCCTGCAATAAAAACAGGATAGACCTCATTGAACTTTTCCCTGTGGGCTTTGAAGAAAAAAGTGGTGATCTCTTTGTCAGCCTGCGCGGAGAATGATGCTCCCGATGCCGGCGCCTTTTCGTTGATCGCCCTGTCTATCTGTTCCTCAATCAATCGGGTGGTGACATAATTCAGGCCCTCTTTCCCTTCGGGATCATTGACGGCTCCGGTGCGGAACGAGAGCACGACATACACGACCTCCGAGCCCGGGAGTGCCAGCGTGGTAATGCCGGTATTCTTCTCCTTATCAAGCTCAATGGCATTTGTCGGTAAGGTGAGAGCGAGAATAAAGACCAGCACGATGCAGAATCTACTCATGAGCATCCTTCCCTTCGGTGAGCGTCACCACGATCCGGTTCTTTTCCGCAAAGTATTTCTCCGCGGCGGCCTTGATTTCTGAAGGCTTCACCCTGAAGTAGTTGTCATAATAGAGATGAGCCGCCCGGGTATTTCCTGAAAGAAAGTACGGTCTCGCGTACGTAAAGGCGATCCTGTTCAGTGAATCAAGGTTCGTGAGGGTTTCGAAGCGCCTTTTCTCTTTTATCTGCCGCAGTTTTTCCGGATCGCAGGGATTTTTTCTGACGGAGTCAACCTCCTGGAAGAAGATCTCCTTTGCCTTCTCTATATCCTTTTTATCTTTCAGCTTCATAATGGTGGTAAACAGGCCCGGGTCGCGGGTAGAGCAGCTGCCCGGGAAATCGACAGTGGTCGCGATCTTCTCCTCGTACACCAGGCGCTTGTAAAGGGGGGAGCTTTCCGAGAAGGAGAGCTCCTGGATGAGGTCAATGGCAGGGATCTCGATATTCTGAGGATCATAGCCGGGAATATGGTAGGAGATCGAGAGATACGGAGAGGTCTTTCCGGGATAGAGGATGTCTGCCCTTCTTTCGGCGCCCTGGGGCGGCTCAGGGGGAACCTCGGGAAGATCTTTGCCACACTTGAGCGACCCGTAATTCTGCCTTATTATCTCTCTCACTTTCTTCTCATCGATATCTCCCGCCACCACGAGCCGGCAGTGATTCGGCTTATAATAGTCACGGTAAAACTTCATCACCCTTTCGCGGTTTTCGGGCATTTTCTTCAGGGTATCAAGATGCTCCGGCATATCCCTGTATGGGTGGATGGTATAGGCGATCTGATAGAGCTTGCTGTCAAGCATGCTCAGGGGCATACGGTAATGCCCCAGGTACTCCCCCAGCACCGCTCCTGTCTCCGCTCTGTATTGATCGTCAGGTATCACGAGGCTGCTGAGCTTGTCCGTCATTATCTCGGTAAGCCTCCTGAAGGCCTCCCGGGGAAATATCCTGTAATAACAGGTATAGTCACTGGCGGTATAACCCTGTGAATAGACGCCATACTGTGCATAGTATTCATCAACTTTCTCGACCGGATAGTGCTCCGAGTCGCGAAAC
It includes:
- a CDS encoding pitrilysin family protein, with product MRKFLHGGLLFLICLLVTAPAYAELFSFPVESYRLDNGMEVVLIKCGDDGVMMDFLAFDVGMRSEKKPEEIEYTHLMEHLMFRDSEHYPVEKVDEYYAQYGVYSQGYTASDYTCYYRIFPREAFRRLTEIMTDKLSSLVIPDDQYRAETGAVLGEYLGHYRMPLSMLDSKLYQIAYTIHPYRDMPEHLDTLKKMPENRERVMKFYRDYYKPNHCRLVVAGDIDEKKVREIIRQNYGSLKCGKDLPEVPPEPPQGAERRADILYPGKTSPYLSISYHIPGYDPQNIEIPAIDLIQELSFSESSPLYKRLVYEEKIATTVDFPGSCSTRDPGLFTTIMKLKDKKDIEKAKEIFFQEVDSVRKNPCDPEKLRQIKEKRRFETLTNLDSLNRIAFTYARPYFLSGNTRAAHLYYDNYFRVKPSEIKAAAEKYFAEKNRIVVTLTEGKDAHE
- a CDS encoding insulinase family protein, with amino-acid sequence MSRFCIVLVFILALTLPTNAIELDKEKNTGITTLALPGSEVVYVVLSFRTGAVNDPEGKEGLNYVTTRLIEEQIDRAINEKAPASGASFSAQADKEITTFFFKAHREKFNEVYPVFIAGITSPRINADSLQRALAQAANHRDHISRHGESLAQAALERFIYRGHPYGTPDSGTEKSLAALTVREVTSFFASRYTKENYELGVAGRECGMIKKQVMSDLDALPPGKPEMKAIGTPEPIERNRVLIIRKDGDACDVALGFPVDFTRADDDFYPLMITNAHFGQHRYLNCLLSRELRKVRGFNYGDYSYLEKFREGGQDKMPGVRIPRLRQYFSIWLRSLSNENACFAARYALYQFNQMAEKGLSEKDFRIMRDFVTYNSKLWDYDPFQKLGFSMDSDFYHIPYFIASIGERMKKITAGEVSSALGRRLADRKVKMVFVTDDPETLKGRLLGKIDARPVYKSALPEDERKVDEQVLKYDPGLTTGDIEIVEAKDLF
- a CDS encoding NHLP family bacteriocin export ABC transporter peptidase/permease/ATPase subunit, with amino-acid sequence MNAEKKRSRRVKTPTVLQMEALECGAAALGIVLSFYGRNVPLEKLRIECGVTRNGSKALNIVKTAREYGLVTEALSLDIDELCGQEFPLIVFWNFNHFVVVEGFSREWFYINDPAFGPRKVSPQEFSDSFTGVVLTFKPGPDFRREGSRRTIIDSLNTRVGGSRKALFFALLAGLALVLPGMAVPLFTKIFIDGIFSGGVETMLFPLVTAMLIIAVLRGFLTWLQRFCLLRLETHLSVSESGKYLWRLLRLPVEFFEQRFAGDIVSRVSLNDRIAQLLSNQLSVTILNVFLALFYLVILFLYSARLTAICLFLTALNFVALKYVSDRRVHGNLRLLNDRGKLVGTSISGLRYIETLKASGTESDFFSRWAGIFTRVINGEQELNFLTSALSILPASLSSLGNVIILILGSLMVMNGKMTIGSLVAYQSLMALFVTPINNLVNLGASIQEIEGTISRIDDVFRYKVKGALPGRRESDEGEVPGKTNGDGAARAGKLEGTVELRDITFGYGPFDPPLLQGFSLSLSPGSRVAIIGPSGSGKSTVSKILCGLYAPWQGEVLFDGKPLAEVPAGILKSSLSQVDQTIMLFEGTIRENLTLWETAVEETDIVLAAKDASIHDDINERESGYESLVEEGGRNFSGGQRQRLEIARALVTNPRIIVLDEATSALDPLTELAIDGNLRRRGCTTVIIAHRLSTIRDCDEIVVLDGGKVAQRGTHESLIKEEGLYRNLIEM